A region from the Salidesulfovibrio onnuriiensis genome encodes:
- a CDS encoding sensor histidine kinase → MQDRNKLSYDKLSRNIALAVITVSFAPLILVGGLIFNQFSSIYREKVYAHLVEVVDKHKETIDTFLREKLYEVQYLNKAYSYGQLTDPEFLDKTLRGMQQQYGRIFVDLGVIDEFGRQVAYAGPFDLLGADYSQADWYLDSRDKVSAISDVFLGLRRSPHFIIAINNFTDGRPWTLRATIDFLSFSNLVENIRIGETGYAYILNREGVFQTKTPVGRSGEFVLTPVKAILPQSSGGGDVSVNRSEGSDGEIYIKVSSPLKGGDWKLVYQQKWNDAFSAMIRSELFTLAIFLLGGFGIVAMAVIISRKLVARFRLIDNETELMNRQMVETGKLASIGELAAGIAHEINNPVAIMIEEAGWVGDLLEDERKDFSCSDEVRRALNQVRVQGGRCRDITHKLLSFARQTDPSVSNVSLSSLIGEVVNLSMQQARFAKVSFDLDLPPELPPVRAALSELQQVFLNLINNSIQAMEAEGGVLTLSCGGDGPWAVVVVQDTGPGIPAANLGRIFDPFFTTKPVGKGSGLGLSICFGIIHRMGGEIDVESSVGNGARFTIRLPFVQQPQHVEQTKEVVHD, encoded by the coding sequence ATGCAGGATCGAAACAAGCTTTCCTACGACAAGCTCTCGCGCAATATTGCCCTGGCCGTGATCACGGTCTCTTTTGCGCCCCTCATTCTCGTGGGTGGTTTGATTTTCAATCAGTTCAGCTCCATCTACCGCGAAAAGGTCTATGCCCATCTGGTGGAGGTGGTGGACAAGCACAAGGAGACCATCGATACCTTCCTGAGGGAAAAGCTCTATGAGGTCCAGTATCTGAACAAGGCCTACAGTTACGGGCAGCTTACGGACCCGGAATTTCTGGACAAGACCCTGCGCGGCATGCAGCAGCAGTATGGCCGCATCTTCGTCGACCTGGGCGTGATCGACGAATTCGGCCGCCAGGTGGCCTACGCCGGGCCTTTCGATCTGCTGGGGGCCGATTATTCCCAGGCCGACTGGTATCTGGATTCCCGCGACAAGGTTTCGGCCATCAGCGACGTGTTTCTGGGGCTCCGTCGTTCTCCCCATTTTATCATCGCCATCAACAATTTTACAGACGGCAGGCCGTGGACGCTGCGCGCCACCATCGATTTCCTGTCCTTCAGCAACCTTGTGGAGAACATCCGCATCGGCGAGACGGGCTACGCCTACATACTGAATAGGGAGGGCGTGTTCCAGACCAAGACACCCGTGGGCCGCAGCGGCGAATTCGTGCTTACCCCGGTAAAGGCTATCCTGCCCCAGAGCTCCGGCGGAGGGGATGTCTCCGTGAACCGTTCCGAGGGCAGCGACGGGGAGATCTACATAAAGGTATCCTCTCCGCTCAAGGGCGGGGATTGGAAGCTGGTCTATCAGCAGAAGTGGAATGACGCCTTTTCGGCCATGATCCGGAGCGAACTCTTTACCCTGGCCATCTTTCTTCTCGGCGGGTTCGGGATCGTGGCCATGGCGGTGATCATTTCCAGAAAGCTCGTGGCCCGGTTCAGGCTTATCGACAACGAAACCGAGCTGATGAACCGACAGATGGTGGAGACGGGAAAGCTGGCCTCCATTGGCGAATTGGCTGCGGGCATTGCCCACGAGATCAACAATCCAGTGGCCATCATGATCGAGGAGGCCGGATGGGTGGGCGACCTGCTCGAGGACGAGCGCAAGGATTTTTCCTGTAGCGACGAGGTGCGGCGGGCGCTGAATCAGGTTCGGGTTCAGGGCGGCCGTTGCCGGGATATCACCCACAAGTTGCTCAGCTTTGCGCGCCAGACCGATCCGAGCGTCAGCAATGTTTCTCTTTCGTCCCTTATCGGGGAGGTGGTCAATCTTTCCATGCAGCAGGCCCGGTTCGCCAAGGTTTCCTTCGACCTGGACCTTCCCCCCGAGCTGCCGCCTGTCCGGGCGGCCCTGTCCGAGCTGCAGCAGGTGTTTCTCAACCTGATCAATAATTCCATTCAGGCCATGGAAGCCGAGGGTGGCGTCCTGACGTTGTCCTGCGGCGGGGACGGGCCATGGGCGGTCGTGGTGGTGCAGGATACCGGACCCGGGATCCCCGCCGCCAACCTGGGCCGCATTTTCGATCCGTTTTTTACGACCAAGCCCGTGGGAAAGGGTAGCGGTCTGGGCCTGTCCATCTGCTTTGGAATCATCCATCGCATGGGTGGAGAAATCGATGTGGAGAGTTCGGTGGGCAACGGGGCCCGGTTCACCATTCGGCTGCCGTTCGTTCAGCAGCCGCAGCACGTGGAACAGACCAAGGAGGTAGTGCATGACTGA
- a CDS encoding response regulator gives MTDAVILFVDDEIGFVEAMAKRLSRRGMRVHKAFDGYAAMDLLARQADVDVVVLDMKMPGRDGLSVLKDIRRDHPLVEVVMLTGHGTVESAIEGMQAGAYDYLLKPCDLEELTDRIRGAVSLKREQEGKAVAERVHGIACSRP, from the coding sequence ATGACTGATGCGGTCATTTTGTTCGTGGACGATGAAATCGGGTTCGTGGAAGCCATGGCCAAGCGCCTTTCCCGGCGGGGCATGCGTGTGCACAAGGCCTTTGACGGCTATGCCGCCATGGACCTTCTTGCCAGGCAGGCCGACGTGGACGTGGTGGTGCTGGACATGAAGATGCCGGGCCGGGACGGCCTGAGCGTGCTCAAGGACATCCGGCGGGACCATCCCCTAGTGGAGGTGGTTATGCTCACGGGGCACGGCACCGTGGAGTCCGCCATCGAAGGGATGCAGGCCGGGGCATACGATTATCTTTTGAAGCCGTGTGATCTTGAGGAACTGACCGACAGGATCCGGGGGGCCGTTTCCCTCAAGCGTGAGCAGGAGGGAAAGGCAGTCGCGGAACGGGTCCACGGGATCGCATGCAGCAGGCCTTAG
- a CDS encoding Ada metal-binding domain-containing protein, whose protein sequence is MRYPTRLRATLLLTVVLILFCALSVTASAPFHGNRKSRIFHQSSCRYYNCKNCVVVFETRSDAIAAGFRPCKICRP, encoded by the coding sequence ATGAGATATCCGACCAGGCTCAGGGCCACCCTGCTTCTGACAGTCGTTCTCATTTTATTCTGCGCACTGTCCGTAACGGCGAGTGCACCATTTCACGGGAACAGGAAATCGCGAATCTTCCACCAGTCCTCCTGCCGGTACTACAATTGCAAAAACTGCGTTGTTGTTTTTGAAACGCGCAGCGACGCAATCGCCGCAGGCTTCAGGCCGTGCAAGATATGCAGACCCTAA
- a CDS encoding TetR/AcrR family transcriptional regulator — protein MPDLKLVPNVIPIDVGYRRRARMLDAVGRVLAKKGFEALDADCVAREAGVLRKDIFKSFGGLKRLVAEFGNSDRFWPSAEELIGNDLEELQDMPAHEIMAEFFKRYLAALRNRPQTLRILAWEEVERNQYSEVLEGVRVRTALQFFENMRQDPPEDIDLTALVLIMAGAVNYIAVRSRVHHSLGGVDLQSEKGWKRIEETIEKIMQGTLGETRAGDEAG, from the coding sequence ATGCCTGACTTGAAGCTTGTGCCCAATGTCATTCCCATAGACGTAGGCTACCGCAGACGGGCGAGGATGCTGGATGCGGTGGGACGAGTGTTGGCAAAGAAGGGGTTTGAGGCCCTGGACGCGGACTGTGTCGCGCGTGAGGCCGGTGTTCTGCGCAAGGATATCTTCAAGAGTTTCGGTGGACTCAAACGCCTGGTTGCTGAATTTGGCAATTCCGATCGCTTTTGGCCGTCGGCTGAAGAGCTTATCGGGAACGACCTGGAAGAATTGCAGGATATGCCTGCACATGAAATCATGGCTGAATTTTTCAAACGATACCTGGCTGCGCTTCGCAATCGTCCGCAGACGCTCCGGATATTGGCCTGGGAAGAGGTGGAGCGTAATCAGTACTCGGAGGTGCTCGAAGGCGTTCGTGTTCGTACCGCCCTGCAGTTTTTTGAAAACATGCGCCAGGATCCACCCGAAGATATCGATTTGACCGCGCTGGTCCTGATCATGGCCGGGGCCGTCAATTACATCGCCGTGCGTTCCCGCGTGCATCATTCCCTGGGCGGGGTGGATCTGCAGTCGGAAAAGGGCTGGAAGAGGATAGAGGAAACCATCGAAAAGATCATGCAGGGTACGCTGGGTGAAACGAGGGCAGGCGATGAGGCGGGTTAG
- the rocD gene encoding ornithine--oxo-acid transaminase, protein MTTKQYIELEDRFGAKNYKPLDVVINKGDGIWVWDVEGNKYMDCLSAYSAVNQGHCHPRIKKAMIQQAEKLTLTSRAFRNDQLGPFYEEICAMTNSHMVLPMNSGAEAVETVIKAVRKWGYNTKNIPDGKAEIIVCNNNFHGRTITIVGFSTEEAYKEGFGPFTPGFKAVPFGDADAMERAFSPNTVAVMIEPIQGEGGVIIPPDGYLKRVRELCDKNNAVMVLDEIQTGLGRTGRLFAEEYDGIEADVTLVGKALSGGFYPISAVLSNAEVLGVFMPGEHGSTFGGNPLACAVAREALKVLKEEDLINKAAELGEYFMGELKKIESPHIKEVRGRGLLIGVELKKEAGGARRFCEALMNRGLLCKETHEHVIRFAPPLVIKKDDIDWALAHIDAVLKMD, encoded by the coding sequence ATGACCACCAAACAGTACATTGAACTTGAAGATCGTTTTGGCGCCAAGAACTACAAGCCCCTCGACGTCGTCATCAACAAGGGCGACGGCATCTGGGTCTGGGACGTGGAAGGCAACAAATACATGGACTGCCTGTCCGCCTATTCCGCCGTGAACCAGGGCCACTGCCACCCGCGTATCAAGAAGGCCATGATCCAGCAGGCCGAAAAGCTGACCCTGACGTCCCGAGCCTTCCGCAACGACCAGCTCGGGCCGTTTTATGAAGAAATATGCGCCATGACCAACTCCCACATGGTTCTGCCCATGAACAGCGGCGCAGAGGCCGTGGAAACGGTCATCAAGGCCGTGCGCAAGTGGGGATACAACACCAAGAACATCCCTGACGGAAAGGCGGAAATCATCGTCTGCAACAACAACTTCCACGGCCGCACCATCACCATCGTGGGATTTTCCACGGAAGAGGCCTACAAGGAGGGATTCGGCCCCTTCACCCCGGGCTTCAAGGCCGTGCCCTTCGGGGATGCCGACGCCATGGAAAGGGCTTTCTCGCCCAACACCGTGGCCGTCATGATCGAGCCCATCCAGGGAGAAGGCGGCGTGATCATTCCCCCGGACGGCTACCTGAAGCGGGTTCGCGAACTATGCGACAAGAACAACGCAGTCATGGTGCTCGACGAAATCCAGACCGGCCTGGGACGTACCGGCAGGCTCTTCGCCGAGGAATACGACGGCATCGAGGCGGACGTGACCCTGGTGGGCAAGGCCCTGTCCGGCGGTTTCTACCCCATCTCGGCCGTGCTCTCCAACGCGGAAGTGCTGGGCGTGTTCATGCCCGGCGAACACGGTTCCACCTTTGGCGGCAACCCCCTGGCCTGCGCCGTGGCCCGCGAGGCCCTCAAGGTGCTCAAGGAAGAGGATCTCATCAACAAGGCCGCCGAACTGGGCGAGTACTTCATGGGCGAGCTCAAGAAGATCGAAAGCCCGCACATCAAGGAAGTACGCGGTCGAGGCCTGCTCATCGGCGTGGAACTCAAAAAGGAAGCCGGAGGCGCGCGCAGATTCTGCGAGGCGCTCATGAACCGTGGCCTGCTCTGCAAGGAAACCCACGAACACGTCATCCGCTTTGCACCGCCCCTGGTCATAAAAAAAGACGACATCGACTGGGCCCTTGCCCATATCGATGCCGTCCTAAAAATGGATTAG